The Panicum virgatum strain AP13 chromosome 5K, P.virgatum_v5, whole genome shotgun sequence genome has a window encoding:
- the LOC120707737 gene encoding membrane protein PM19L-like — protein MANEGLKPVAGLLLVLNLCMYVIVAAVGGWAINHAINYGFFIGSGLQLPAHFSPIYFPIGNAATGFFVIFAVIAGVVGAAAALAGFHHVRAWSSESLPAAASSGFIAWTLTLLAMGLAVKEIELHGRNSRLICMESFTIILSATQLLYLLAIHGGR, from the exons ATGGCGAACGAGGGTCTGAAGCCGGTGGCCGGGCTCCTCCTGGTGCTCAACTTGTGCATGTACGTCATcgtggcggcggtcggcgggtGGGCCATCAACCACGCCATCAACTACGGCTTCTTCATCGGCTCCGGGCTGCAGCTGCCGGCGCACTTCTCCCCGATCTACTTCCCCATCGGCAACGCGGCGACCGGGTTCTTCGTCATCTTCGCCGTCATCGCCGGGGtcgtgggcgccgccgccgcgctcgctggGTTCCACCACGTCCGCGCCTGGAGCTCCGAGagcctgccggcggcggcgtcctccggGTTCATCGCCTGGACGCTCACCCTGCTCGCCATGGG ACTGGCCGTCAAGGAGATTGAGCTGCACGGCAGGAACTCCAGGCTG ATCTGCATGGAGTCCTTCACCATCATCCTGTCGGCGACGCAGCTCCTGTACCTGCTCGCCATACACGGAGGGAGGTGA